The genomic DNA CACTGACAATAATGTTAGTGTTATTTTCTACTTTGAAATTGATTCCCTCTGGTGCATCTACTTGAACTTGATGACTGTAGCCAATATTCAGTACAAGTTTAGTTCCTTGCATTTGGGCGCGATAGCCTACACCTTGCAGTTCCAAACGGCGTTGGAAACCTTCAGAAACACCTTCTACCATGTTGGCAATTAATGTCCGGCTGAGACCGTGCATTTGTCTAGCTACACGGGTTTCGTTCCGGCGGGTTACCAATATTGTTTCGCCTTCTTGGGCAATGACAATAGTGTGAGATAGTTCACGAGATAGTTCGCCTTTTGGGCCCTTAACTACTACCTTTGTGCCATCAATTGCCACTTGTACTTTGGCGGGAATAGTAATTGGACGTTTACCAATACGAGACATGACTTAATTTTGTCCTTTGTCAGTTGTCAGTTGTCAGTTGTCAGTTTTATGTGGAACTGACTATTGACGTTCACAAATGCCTGTTTTGAGCATTTTGAAGACTACCAAATGTAGCAAAGCACTTCACCACCCACATTTTGACGACGCGCTTCGCGGTCAGTCATAATTCCACTGGATGTAGAAATGATGGCAATACCTATACCACCTAATACTTTGGGTAGTTCTTTCCTGGTCGAGTAAACACGTAATCCAGGCTTACTTATCCGTTTTAGTGCTGTGATCAGGGGTTGACGAGTTTTACCTTTGTATTTCAGAGAAATGACTAGGTTGGTATTAATCCCTTCACCAGATTCTGTACATTCAGCAATAAAGCCTTCTTCTTGTAGTACCTTAGCGATACTACGAGTCATTTTTGTTGCTGGCACTTGTGTAGTTTGATGCCTTGCCAGATTAGCATTGCGGATGCGCGTCAGCATATCTGCAATTGTGTCGTTAGCCGCCATCTTTCCCTCTTTAGATGAACTTATTAATCGCGAAAGGGCATTCCCATTTCCTTGAGTAAAGCACGACCTTCTTCGTCGTTTTTAGCTGTGGTGATGATAGAAATATCTAAACCACGGATTTGATCAATGCTGTCGTACTCGACTTCTGGAAAAATTAGCTGTTCTCTTACACCTAGAGTGTAGTTACCTCTGCCATCAAAGCTTTTGGGGCTAATACCACGAAAGTCACGGATTCTAGGTAGTGATAGGCTAATTAGTCGGTCGAGAAAGGCGTACATCCGTTCGCCTCTGAGAGTCACCATGATGCCAACGGGCATACCTTGACGAATTTTAAAGCCAGCGATCGCCTTTTTGGCTCTTGTTACTACTGGTTTTTGACCAGTAATTAAAGCTATTTCACTTAAAGATGCTTCTAACGCTTTAGCATTTTGAGCAGCTTCTCCCAAACCTCTGTTAACAGTTATTTTGACCACCTTAGGTACTTGATGAACGTTGGTGTATTGAAACTGCTGAGTTAGCTTGGGGACAATTGTCTCTTGATATAAAGTTTTGAGTCTGGTTGTCGCCATAGTTTTTTCCTGATTATCCCTGGTCTTGGTCAGGGAATTTTAGATTTTGGATTTTAGATTTTGGATTTGAAATTAAAAATATCTCAACCGATTAACATCTAAAATCTTGCCCCGCTTACAGGCTTATTTATCTAAAATCTCGCCTGTTTTCTTTAACATCCGTACTTTCTTACCTTCAGCGGTGAAAGTGTAGCAAATCCGACTAGCGACGTTTTGCTTGTTAGAATAAAGCATGACGTTAGAGCTATGGATAGGATACTCTTGGGTAACAATTTGCCCAGATTCACCTTCTTGCTGAGGCTTAACGTGTTTAGTTTTGATGTTCACACCTTTGACTAGCACTTTGCTGGTTTCGGGTAAGGATTTGATGATTTCACCAATTTTACCTTTATCTTTACCAGCTATCACTTGTACTGTGTCACCAGTCTTGACGTGCATTTTGTGAAATACTTTGGGTTTTGGCTTTGCCATTACAGCACCTCCGGCGCGAGAGAAACTATTTTAGTAAAGTTTTTATCGCGTAATTCCCGTGCTACAGGTCCAAACACCCGTGTACCTCTGGGATTACCTTCTTTGTTGATGATGACTGCGGCGTTATCATCAAAACGAATGCTCATACCACTGTCGCGGTTGATACTTTTTCGAGTACGAACAATTACTGCTTCTACCACATCAGACTTTTTTACAGCCATGTTGGGTGAAGACTCTTTGACAACGGCGATAATTCTGTCGCCTACGCCACCGTAGCGGCGATTACCTGCACCTAATACGCGGATACACATAAGTTTTTTGGCACCGCTATTATCTGCAACGTTCAGATAAGTTTGGGGTTGGATCACAATTAGTCTCCCGATGAGAGTTGTTAAGTGGATAACAACTATTTATGTTGTAGCTTTAGCGTTAAGGATTTCTGTGATTTGCCAACGCTTGGTTTTGCTCAGGGGTCTGGTTTCCTGAATGCGGACGCGATCGCCCACTTTACAGGAATTTTCTTCATCATGAGCTTTATAGCGCCGGGTTTTAACTATGATTTTGCCGTACTTGGGGTGAGGAGCGCGGTTTTCCACAGCGACTATCACTGTTTTTTGCATTTTATCGCTCACTACCAAGCCAACTCGTTCTTTGACTGCCATAGTCTCCTACTTTTATTCCTTAGTCGTTTGACTTACTGCCCTTTGACGTTCTCCCTCTACAGTGAGTAGTTGGGCTAAACGATGGCGGGCGTGTCTGAACTGGTGAGGTTTTTCTAGCTGTCTAGTAGCTTTTTGTAAGCGCAACTGAAATAGTGCTTTTTTAACGGCAACTATTTCCTCAGACAGTTTTTCATCAGTTAATTCTCTAGCTTCTGAAATCTTGGGAAGAGGCATGACCTAATCCTGCTCCTGTATTTGGGGTCGCACAATGAACTTAGTTTTAATGGGTAGTTTATGAGAAGCCAAGCGCATTGCTTCACGGGCTACTTCTTCAGAAACACCAGCAATCTCAAATAAGATTCTGCCTGGTTTCACTACAGCTACCCAAAATTCTGGATTACCTTTACCTGAACCCATCCGGGTTTCTGCGGGACGCATGGTGATGGGCTTGTCAGGAAAAATCCGGATCCAAATTTTACCACCCCGACGGATGTAACGGGTCATAGCTCGACGAGAAGCTTCTATTTGCCGAGATGTAATCCAAGAAGGTTCTTGTGCCTGGAGAGCAAAATCCCCAAAATTAAGGGTGCTGCCACGGTGTGCTAAACCCTCCATCCGTCCGCGTTGTTGTTTGCGGAATTTAGTTCTCTTAGGACTTAACATGATTTGCTAATTGGTAATTAGTAATTGGTAATTGGTAATTGGTAATTGGCTTTTTCCTGTCACCTATCACCTATCACCTCTTACGCTTCGTTGGAACGGTCTTCAAATTGCTGGCGACGGCGTTGTTGTTGACGACGACGTGGCTCACGCTCTCTTGTGGTTGGTTGGGAAGGAATTTCTTCTTGCCCAGGGATAATTTCTCCCTTAAATACCCAAACCTTGATTCCGAGAATCCCGTAAATTGTTTGGGCTGTGCAGTAAGCATAGTCAATGTCAGCCCGGAGGGTGTGTAGAGGAACTCTACCTTCTCTTGTCCACTCTGTCCGAGCAATTTCTGCTCCGTTGAGGCGACCACTAACTTGAATTTTAATTCCCTGCACTCCCGCTCTTTGAGCGCGTTGAATAGCTTGGCGTACTACTCGACGGAAGGAAACACGACGCTCTAATTGTTGAGCAATGTATTCACCAATCAAAGAAGCATCAGCATCAACTTTTTGAACCTCAACTACGTTAATGCGAATTTGACGGTTACTACCCAATAGTTCTTGGAGTCCCGTACGTAGTGCTTCTATACCTTGTCCACCGCGACCGACTACAACACCAGGTCTTGCTGTTCTGACTTCTAGGTCAATTTGGTCAGCTTTGCGCTCAATACGTACTTCGGAAATACCTGCGTTGTTTTGAGCCTTTTTACCTAGTTTTTGATCTATGTACTGGCGGAGTTTATGGTCTTCCTGTAGCAGTTCTGGATAGCGGTCAGGAACCGCAAACCAACGGGATTGATGTTCTCTTGTAATTCCCAGACGAAAACCGACTGGATGAATTTTCTGTCCCACAAATGCTTCCTCTAAAATTTCTTACTGTACGCAGTTAGTTAGTGTCTGTATGATTGCTTATTTGGCAGTAGCAGCACCGACAGCTACGGTGATATGACACGTCGGCTTGCGAATTTGGTAAGCTCGCCCTTGCGCTCTGGGTTGAAACCGTTTTAGGACAGGACCTTGGTCAGCATAAGCTTGAGTGATGACTAAATCTGCCCGTTCTAGACCCTCGTTATGTTCAGCGTTAGCAGCTGCACTTCTTAATACTTTTAACACTGGATCACAAGCTCTGTAGGGCATGAATTCCAGTATTATTAGTGCTTCTCTGTAAGAACGTCCCCTGATTTGGTCAAGTACACGTCGTACTTTGTAAGGAGATATGCGGATATAACGAGCGATCGCTTTAACTTCTGTAGTATCAGTTGCCATAATTTTCTCCATCTTGTCATTTGTCAGATGTAAGTTATCAGTTGTTTGTGACTGACCACTGACTACTGACTAATGACCGCTTACCTGCCTGATTTTTTGTCACTTCGACCATGCCCTCTGTAGGGGCGTGTTGGTGCAAACTCACCCAATTTATGCCCTACCATTTGCTCGTTTACAAATACGGGAACGTGTTGTTTACCGTTATGAACAGCAATGGTATGACCCACCATCATTGGCAGGATTGTTGAGGCTCTTGACCAAGTTTTGATAACTTGCTTTTCGTTGTTAGCGTTGAGCTTTTCAATTTTGCTGAGTAAATGATCAGCAATGAAAGGACCTTTTTTTAAAGAACGACCCATAGTGCTTTTTTGGATTTTGGATTGCTGATTTTGGATTGAGAATTTCGGATTTTGGATGTTTCTGTTTTTTGGTGAGACTCGCTGTTTTGTGAATACTCACAACAAGTAAACGAAATCTAAAATCCAAAATTTAAAATCTAAAATTCTAAGACTGACGACCACCACGACCGCGTTTAGATGACTTACGACGGCGACGTACAATCAGTTTATTACTTGCCTTGTTACGCTTACGGGTCTTAGCACCTAAAGTTGGTTTACCCCAGGGAGTAACAGGGCCTGATCTACCGATAGGCGCTCTACCTTCACCACCACCATGTGGGTGGTCTACTGGGTTCATTACACTACCTCTAACTTTAGGGCGACGACCTTTCCAGCGGTTACGTCCGGCTTTACCAGCACTGAGGTTTCTTGCTTCTGTGTTGCCTACTTGTCCAATGGTGGCGTAACATTCCCGGCGAATCATCCGAAATTCGCCAGAAGGCAATTTGAGGGTAACGTAATCACCTTCTTTTGCCATAACTTGGGCTGTCGCACCGGCCGCACGTACAATTTGTCCACCTTTTCCGGGTGTCATTTCCACGTTGTGGACGTTAGTACCTGTAGGAATCCTATACAGAGGTAAAGCATTACCATCTTCAATAGGAGCATCAACACCAGCAATAATTGTTGTGCCTACTTTCAAACCATTAGGATGTAAAATATAACGCTTTTCCCCATCTTCATATTGAACTAGGGCAATGCGCGCATTCCGGTTAGGATCGTATTCAACTGCTGTAACGATAGCCGAGATATCTCTTTTATTTCTTTTAAAATCGATGATCCGGTATAGTTGTTTATGTCCGCCTCCCCGACGACGGCTGGTTATCCGCCCTTGATTATTCCGACCTTTGGCACGATGAACTGATTCTATCAGTGACTTTTCAGGTTTGGATTTGGTGATTTCCGCAAAGTCGGAGATTGTAACTTGGCGAGTACTGGGGGTATAAGGGCGATAAGAACGAGTACCCATAAGTAATTTTGTCTTTCTAACTGATAATTGGTAATTGGTGATTGGTGAATAGGTAATCAAATCTTGTTTTTAATTCCTGATTCGCCATTCTCCAATTCTTAAACGTCTGGGAACAGAACTTGTCTGATCTTCTCTGCGTCCCCTTCCGCCACGGTGACAACTGCCCGTTTGTATTGGGGTTTGAAACCGATAAATTTACCTACACGGCGTTTTTTCCGTGGTGGTAAGGATGTGTTGACTTTGACAACTTTGACTTGGAATAAGTCTTCAATTGCTGCTCTAATTTGGGGCTTTGTGGATTTTGGAGTGACTTCAAATGTGTATTTGTTTTGCTCCATCATCACTGTCGCTTTTTCGGTTAAAATCGGGCGACGTACTAGGTCAGCCAGGTTACGGGGGTCAAAGTTAGGCACTGTAGACCTCCTGAATTTTTTCTAATGCTGCTGGTGTAACTACAACTTTGTCAGCGTGGAGCAAGTCGTAAACATTCAACTGATCAGCTGCGATAAGTTTGACGTTTTCGATGTTGCGGGCTGATAAACTGACGTTTTCTGCAACTTCGGACAAAATTAACAAGCTTTTTTGTTCTGGTGCTACTCCCCAACGAGCTAATGCTGCTACCAGTTCCTTGGTTTTAGGGCGTTGTAGTTCGTTACTAAATTCTTCTACAACAATTAGGTCTTCAGCACGACTAACAAAGGCCGTCCGTAGTGCTAAACGTCTTTCTTTACGGTTAAGTTTGATGTTGAAGTCTCTGGGTTTGGGACCAAAGATGACACCACCACCACGCCATAAGGGTGAGCGGATAGAACCTGCACGGGCGCGACCTGTACCTTTTTGTCTCCAAGGTTTGCGACCTCCACCTCGTACTTCTGCACGGGTTTTAGTGCTGGCTGTACCTTGGCGAGAATTGGTCATTTGTCGAACTAGGGCGCGATGTACTATGTGCGCTGCTGTTTCTTCTTTGGCAACTTTTAACTCAAAGCTGGTTTGGCCAACTTGGTCTCCTTGCCAATTTTTAACTACACTCTCAACCATTTTTGTGTCCTTTTTCGGTTGCCAGTGGTCAGTTGATGCTGACGGCTAAACAACTAAATCTATTTGTTACCAACTTTATTGGTGGGTAATACGTTGACTAATCCACCTGGTTTGCCGGGAATAGCTCCCTTTATTAGTAGTAAGTTACGCTCTACGTCTACTTTCACTACTGTCAGTTTGCGAATTGTGACGCGAGTTCCACCTAATCTACCTGCCATCCTTTTGCCAGGATAAACACGACCAGGGGTTGTACCTGCACCAATAGAACCAGGTTCTTTGTGGTTTTTAGAACCGTGAGACATAGGTCCACGACCAAAGTTATGCCGCTTTTGGTTGCCGGCAAAACCGCGACCAATGCTTGTTCCAACTACATCTACAATTTGACCTTCACTAAAGATGTCTGCTTTAATCTCTTGACCTAAAGCATAATTGCCTACGGCATCAGTGCGATACTCGTTTAAGTGGCGCAATGCAGGGGCATCTGATTTAGCTAGGTGTCCTAGTTTTGGTCTGTTCAATGCCTTGGGTTTAACTTCGCCATATCCAACTTGGATGGCTGAGTAACCGTCGGTCTGTTTTGTTTTAACTTGTGTGACAGTGCATGGACCTACCTTAACGACGGTGACAGGAATGGCTACTCCTTCTTCGTTAAAGATTTGGGTCATGCCCAGCTTGGTGCCGAGAATACCTACAGACACAGTTACTGGTTCTCCTTTCTATTTGCTGACCTTGGAATCGGATTCTAGGGCAATGATTTTGCTTAGGTCGAGGGTATTTACCCTAAATTCGGACTGTTGTTAAACAGTACAAATAGTTGCGACTAAACAGATAATCTGCGTCCCTAATGTTTGATAAATCCGTTGGATTTTCACTCTTTTGGCCACCAGAACAGTAATATTTAACTTCACTATCTGAAGTTAATACTGCATAATCAATGCAAGACGTGATTGCTTTGCGCTTTGTGCAGCATTGCTTTCGTCCAAGCAATTGCTCTGGCACTCTCCGGTTGTAGTGGGACTTAAATGATGTGTATCATTCAGTATCCTTTTCCTGAAACTTGCTTTTCAGAATCTACTTCTGTAAATACCTTAAACTTTATGTTCGAGGTCTTGCCTTTTTTTAGGGGCTGCGGGAGTGAATTTGGGCTGGAGCTTCAAGCGGGCTGTGGTTTAACAGCCTTTGGCTTCTGTTTTTGACCTAAAAGTTTCTCTAGTTTAGCAGTCTCTTGTACTTTCTTTCCAGATTTATTAATTATATCTGGAGAGATTGCAATCATCAAATAAAAATGATGAGTACGCTTTTTTGAGAGTGATAAGCTAAAATGACTAGCTGATTTTTACTTTGGTCACAATCTAATAATATAAATCATTGATTTATTTTTGTCTAGTGGTGTATTGGGCATCTTTTCCTGGAAGCTTAACTAAATGATAAGTTAGGGGCTAAGGATCTTGATGATGCTCAATAATTCCTAAAATTATGTGACTTAATCTCACTTAATCTACCATTAAAGGGTGAATAATATAAATATCTAAATAAATATCTAAGTGGGATAATAGGAAAATCTATGGCACTAATTACCACTGGTAACGGTTTCATTCGCGATTTGGAGAAGTTTGGTTCTCTGGGTGTGTATGTTCCTTTGGAAGGAGGCTACGAGGGTCGCTATCGCCGTCGTTTAAGGGCTACTGGTTATACTAACCTCCATATTACCGCTAGGGGACTGGGTGATGTTGCGGCTTATTTGAAGGGAGTTCATGGTGTGAGACCTCCTCATCTGGGTAAAAAAAGCACTGGTAGCGGTGCAGCGGTAGGTGAGGTGTATTATTTACCTCCTATGATTGATTCTCATTTGCAACATCTACCACCTAAGTCTAAGGGTTTGTTGTTATGGATCATTGAGGGACATATCCTTTCTGATCAGGAAGTGGAGTATTTGGCTAATTTGCCTAAATTAGAACCACGGGTAAAGGTGGTGATTGAACGGGGTGGCGATCGCTATTTCCGTTGGACTTCACTAGAAAAAACTCTGTTAGCTAGTTAGTCAATGGTCAGTTGTCAGTGGTCAGTTGTGTTTTAACCGACTGCTGACTCTGATTATGTTATGTTAGGAAACAAGGTTGAAAGTCTTTTAGGGTAGGGATTATGCAGTTAACTTTGGAACTAAATCTAAGTGCAGATCGCTATATTACCAGTTACGAATTTCTTGATCGGCTTGATTGTTTAATTTCTTTCAATAATAGGACAAATTGTTTTTTCAGGATTTTCAGGTATGGTTTCCCAACCAGAAACTAATCCTGATAATTCTTGTCTCAAAATAAGTAATTGCCGGATTTTTTCATCAATAGTTTTAATCTTATCTTCTAATTTAATTTTTATATGCTCACAAGGTAATTCCCCTTCATCATGAACATTTAAAAATTCCTTAATCTCTGACAAGCTTAATCCTAAGCTTTGAGCGCGTTTAATAAAGTGTAGTCGCTCCAAAACATCAGAGTTAAATAATCTAAATCCACCTTCCGTTCTTGCTGATGATTTAAGTAGACCAAGTTCTTCATAGTAGCGAATAGTTTTAATAGGTACACCACTAGACTTGGCAATATTACCAATGAGTTTTGGCTCTTCTTGGACTAACATATTTAGCTGCTCTGATCTTAGATAAGTTTATTTACCCGATTTTAAACTCTCCATCTAACTAGAGAGTCAAGTGAGAACAGGATCATTATGCTAATTATAGCAATGGACAAGGCGGTTAGGACATTAAACAGAACTAAAACTTAGACACTGAAAGACTTTTAGGACTGTCACCTGTCACCTGTCACCTGTTCCCTGTCACCTGCTATATCTGCTACTGGATTATGTGGCAGACTTTACTTCCACAACACCACGATACATATTCATACCGCAGTTGAAAGTATAAGTACCTGGTTTATTGGATGTGAACTCAATGGGTGTGACTTCGTTGAGTGGTAGGTTTTTGGCGATATGGAAATCAGGTAGGCGTATTTCTTCAAGACAACTACTAGGATCACGACGTAGGAAATTAAGGCGGACTCTTTGACCTGCATTGATTATAATTCGGCTAGGTTCGTAGCCTCCATCTACAGTAATATCAATTTCTTGAATCCCATTATGAGCTTTGGCTGTTTGGGGTTTTGGTTTACTGAGGAGAAACCACCATATTTCTAGTCCGATTAGCCCCAAGCCAGCTGTTGTAACTGCACCTTTTACCCAGAATGGTTGCTCAATATGACGAAACTGAGTTGTCTGCAATCGCTGGGTAGCTGGCATTTCATTATTTATCTGTGCAACTACTTGATCTGAGGCAACACTGAATGCTAATCCCAAGCCTGCTATACTGCTAAGAATTACTTTACTCAACATTTGCTACCTCCTTATGCTACTGTTTTAGCTTCAAATTTACGCAGACGTAGGGCATTCGTAACTACTGAAACTGAACTAAATGCCATTGCTGCACCTGCAATGATGGGGTTAAGTAACCAGCCAAAGATGGGGAACAAAATACCCGCAGCAATCGGAATACCAACAACGTTGTAGATGAAGGCGAAGAATAGGTTTTGACGAATGTTACGAATTGTGGCATTGCTAAGTTGAATGGCTGTGACAATGCTTCGTAAGTCACCGGAGATGAGTGTGATGTCACTGGCAGCGATCGCTACATCTGTTCCAGTGCCAATTGCTATTCCTACATCGGCTTGGGCTAGTGCTGGTGCATCATTAATACCATCACCAACCATAGCTACAATCTTTCCTTCTGATTGTAGTTTCTGCACTGTAGCGGCTTTTTGGTCGGGGCGGACTTCAGCCAAAACACCCTGGATTCCAACTTCACGGGCGATGGTTTCTGCGGTGCGCCGATTATCTCCTGTGAGCATTACTACTTCTAAACCCAGTTTTTGCAAAGCGCGAACTGCCTGTATGGAGGTAGGTTTGATGGCATCAGAAATCCCCATTAATCCCTGAATTTGTCCGTCAACTGCAATCCAAATCGCCGTTTTACCTAGATATTCCAAACGCTCTTTATCTGGTTGCAAGGCTTGGGTGTCAATACCTAATTCTGACATCCAGGGTTGTGTGCCAATTTGTACGAGATTATTAGAAACTATACCCTTTACACCACTGCCTATAATTGCTTCAAACTCTCTGACATTTGCTAACGTCACTTCTTGAGATTGAGCATATCTGACAACAGCTTCTGCCAATGGATGTTCGGAATTGCGTTCCACAGATGCCGTAAGTTGCACTAACTTGATTTCGTTGCTATTAGCAGTACCATTGACGGTGACAAAATCGGTGACTGTTGGTTTACCCTGAGTGATAGTTCCAGTTTTGTCTAGCACGATTGTTTGAATTTTGTGCGCTAGTTCTAAGCTTTCAGCGCCTTTAATCAAAATGCCATTTTCTGCACCTTTACCAGTTCCTACCATTACAGATGTTGGTGTGGCTAAACCCAGCGCACAAGGACAGGCGATAATTAGTACCCCAATGGTGGTAATTAGTGCTAAAGTCACGTTGCCTGTAAAATTAAACCAAATGATAAAAGTGAGCAGTGCGATCGCAATTACCGCAGGTACAAACCATCCGGTCACTTGATCTGCTAATCTCTGAATTGGGGCTTTAGAACCCTGTGCTTGCTGTACTAATTGGACAATCTGAGCTAGTACAGTATCACTACCGACTCGTGTGGCTCGAAACTTGAAACTCCCAGTTTTGTTAATGGTAGCTCCAATCACTTCATCACCTGGTTGTTTTTTAACCGCCACACTTTCCCCTGTCACCATCCCTTCATCAATTGTGGATGCTCCCTCAATTACTTCCCCGTCAACAGGAATTTTCTCGCCAGGACGAACCAGTATGACATCTCCAATCTGCACTTCTTCGATTAGGACATCTACTTCTCGTCCATTACGAATTAAACGCGCTGTTTTAGCTTGTAACCCAATCAGCTGACGGATAGCTTCTGAAGTTTGTCCTTTGGCGCGATTTTCAAATAGTCTGCCTAGTAAAATCAGGGTAATGACAACAGCAGCCGTCTCATAATATACATCTGGTGTTAACCCCTGATTGATAAAAAAGCTGGGAAATAAGGTAGGAAATAGGGAATAAAAATACGCTGCACTTGTACCTAAAGCAATTAGAGTATCCATTGTGGCAGCATGACGTTTCAAAGCTTTCCAACCGTTAATGTAGAAGGAATAACCACACCAGAACTGTACTGGAGTAGTGAGTATCAACTGTACCCAAGGATTGTGTAGCCATACTGGGATCAAGGATAAGTGCAACCCTGTCATCATAGGCAATGAACCTATCACTAACACAGTGCTAATGATGCCTCCTACCGCCACCTTTCGGATTAAATCGCGGGATTCTCGGAAGCGATGCCTTTTCTGGACATCATCTTCTCCTGCCATTAGGTTCTGTTTTTGGAGTGGGTAGGCAGAGTAACCTGCTGCATCTACCGCTTCTTGAATGGCTTCTAAATTAGTTTTTCTAGGGTCATATTTAACTGTGGCCTGTTCTGCTCCAAAATTCACAATACATTCATTGACACCGGGAACAGAATTAATCACATTTTCAATACTTTTGGCACAAGAGGCACAACTCATGCCGCGCAGTTTGAGTATGCTATTCTCCATTTGGCTGCTCCAGTTACTAAGTGGCGTTAACTAACAACTCACTGATTTCATCTTAAATTCTCCAGTCAACTGGAGAGTCAAGAGTTCAGGCTGAAGAATTTTTTTAAGCACATATTAAATGCAGATTTGTGAGTGCTTACACTTAGAAATTTAGATGGAGTGGTTGCCTTTTCACTAAAGTTAAAGATTTTTGGGTGCAATTGCGTCATGCTAGTGAAATAATAAATATTTCGGCGTTGCTGATTAAGAGTGTGATTTTTTTTCACGCAGAGTCGCAGAGAGTGAGAGTTTGATTTTTTTGATTTCATATCTTCAATTCAGCAACGCCAATATTTCTACCTACTGAGGTATAAAGATTTCATGCAGATTCCATATTTGTATGTATTCGTATAGTTCCAAAAAACATAGACAAATATCTCATGCCTTTCGTTTGCCGGGAATAACCCCGACGGGGCGGACTACAACGCCCTCTATCCCTAGACTAAATGCTGTCGGGACTACTTTTCGTAAAATATTCAAACTACCATTGACAGGCGAATATGGAAGTTAGCATAATTGTAGAGGTTTTTGGCAGCAAAACACAATTTATCAATCTCTTGATAATGGGGATGATTTCTTTGAATGATATGCCGCTCGACTACTTGCATACACTAACTGGTTTCTGGAAATATTCGCCCATATATACTAACATATCTTC from Okeanomitos corallinicola TIOX110 includes the following:
- the rplF gene encoding 50S ribosomal protein L6 encodes the protein MSRIGKRPITIPAKVQVAIDGTKVVVKGPKGELSRELSHTIVIAQEGETILVTRRNETRVARQMHGLSRTLIANMVEGVSEGFQRRLELQGVGYRAQMQGTKLVLNIGYSHQVQVDAPEGINFKVENNTNIIVSGYDKEIVGNTAAKIRDFRPPEPYKGKGIRYAGEVVRRKAGKTGGKGKK
- the rpsH gene encoding 30S ribosomal protein S8 translates to MAANDTIADMLTRIRNANLARHQTTQVPATKMTRSIAKVLQEEGFIAECTESGEGINTNLVISLKYKGKTRQPLITALKRISKPGLRVYSTRKELPKVLGGIGIAIISTSSGIMTDREARRQNVGGEVLCYIW
- the rplE gene encoding 50S ribosomal protein L5: MATTRLKTLYQETIVPKLTQQFQYTNVHQVPKVVKITVNRGLGEAAQNAKALEASLSEIALITGQKPVVTRAKKAIAGFKIRQGMPVGIMVTLRGERMYAFLDRLISLSLPRIRDFRGISPKSFDGRGNYTLGVREQLIFPEVEYDSIDQIRGLDISIITTAKNDEEGRALLKEMGMPFRD
- the rplX gene encoding 50S ribosomal protein L24; amino-acid sequence: MAKPKPKVFHKMHVKTGDTVQVIAGKDKGKIGEIIKSLPETSKVLVKGVNIKTKHVKPQQEGESGQIVTQEYPIHSSNVMLYSNKQNVASRICYTFTAEGKKVRMLKKTGEILDK
- the rplN gene encoding 50S ribosomal protein L14, whose translation is MIQPQTYLNVADNSGAKKLMCIRVLGAGNRRYGGVGDRIIAVVKESSPNMAVKKSDVVEAVIVRTRKSINRDSGMSIRFDDNAAVIINKEGNPRGTRVFGPVARELRDKNFTKIVSLAPEVL
- the rpsQ gene encoding 30S ribosomal protein S17 produces the protein MAVKERVGLVVSDKMQKTVIVAVENRAPHPKYGKIIVKTRRYKAHDEENSCKVGDRVRIQETRPLSKTKRWQITEILNAKATT
- the rpmC gene encoding 50S ribosomal protein L29; amino-acid sequence: MPLPKISEARELTDEKLSEEIVAVKKALFQLRLQKATRQLEKPHQFRHARHRLAQLLTVEGERQRAVSQTTKE
- the rplP gene encoding 50S ribosomal protein L16 produces the protein MLSPKRTKFRKQQRGRMEGLAHRGSTLNFGDFALQAQEPSWITSRQIEASRRAMTRYIRRGGKIWIRIFPDKPITMRPAETRMGSGKGNPEFWVAVVKPGRILFEIAGVSEEVAREAMRLASHKLPIKTKFIVRPQIQEQD
- the rpsC gene encoding 30S ribosomal protein S3 codes for the protein MGQKIHPVGFRLGITREHQSRWFAVPDRYPELLQEDHKLRQYIDQKLGKKAQNNAGISEVRIERKADQIDLEVRTARPGVVVGRGGQGIEALRTGLQELLGSNRQIRINVVEVQKVDADASLIGEYIAQQLERRVSFRRVVRQAIQRAQRAGVQGIKIQVSGRLNGAEIARTEWTREGRVPLHTLRADIDYAYCTAQTIYGILGIKVWVFKGEIIPGQEEIPSQPTTREREPRRRQQQRRRQQFEDRSNEA
- the rplV gene encoding 50S ribosomal protein L22, translating into MATDTTEVKAIARYIRISPYKVRRVLDQIRGRSYREALIILEFMPYRACDPVLKVLRSAAANAEHNEGLERADLVITQAYADQGPVLKRFQPRAQGRAYQIRKPTCHITVAVGAATAK
- the rpsS gene encoding 30S ribosomal protein S19; this encodes MGRSLKKGPFIADHLLSKIEKLNANNEKQVIKTWSRASTILPMMVGHTIAVHNGKQHVPVFVNEQMVGHKLGEFAPTRPYRGHGRSDKKSGR
- the rplB gene encoding 50S ribosomal protein L2, with amino-acid sequence MGTRSYRPYTPSTRQVTISDFAEITKSKPEKSLIESVHRAKGRNNQGRITSRRRGGGHKQLYRIIDFKRNKRDISAIVTAVEYDPNRNARIALVQYEDGEKRYILHPNGLKVGTTIIAGVDAPIEDGNALPLYRIPTGTNVHNVEMTPGKGGQIVRAAGATAQVMAKEGDYVTLKLPSGEFRMIRRECYATIGQVGNTEARNLSAGKAGRNRWKGRRPKVRGSVMNPVDHPHGGGEGRAPIGRSGPVTPWGKPTLGAKTRKRNKASNKLIVRRRRKSSKRGRGGRQS
- a CDS encoding 50S ribosomal protein L23, encoding MPNFDPRNLADLVRRPILTEKATVMMEQNKYTFEVTPKSTKPQIRAAIEDLFQVKVVKVNTSLPPRKKRRVGKFIGFKPQYKRAVVTVAEGDAEKIRQVLFPDV